From the genome of Papaver somniferum cultivar HN1 chromosome 2, ASM357369v1, whole genome shotgun sequence, one region includes:
- the LOC113347559 gene encoding pre-mRNA-splicing factor SLU7-A-like, with amino-acid sequence MATASMAFKSREDHRKQLELEEARKAGLAPAEVDEDGKEINPHIPQYMSSAPWYLNAERPSLKHQRKWKQDPNYTDKWYERGAKIFQADKYRKGACQNCGAMTHDAKSCMERPRKKGAIHTNMYIAPDEKIETFELDYDAKRDRWNGYDTSTYARVVDRYEARDDARRNHLKEQQLKKLEEKSNNQNDEAAAVAEVSDEDEDDLRVDEVKVDESKQMDFAKVEKRVRTTGGGSTGTVRNLRIREDTAKYLLNLDVNSSHYDPKTRSMREDPIPDTDPNEKSYGGDNQYRTSGQASEFKQLTMHAWEASEKGQDMHMQAAPSQAEFLYKNFMISKDKLKTKTKDTIMEKYGNAATDEDVPRELLVGQSESQVEYDRAGRIIKGQEMAIPRSKYEEDIYPNNHTTVWGSWWKDHQWGYKCCKQMIKNSYCLGIAGIEAAEEAIDHMKANIARKEATEEVPVAAEEKKLAPWGTDVPEDQVLDPKRLNEALRKEDERKREERDERKRKYNVKWNDEVTAEDMEAYRMKRTHHDDPMKDFLN; translated from the coding sequence ATGGCAACTGCATCGATGGCTTTTAAGTCCAGGGAGGATCATCGGAAACAGTTAGAATTAGAAGAAGCTCGTAAAGCTGGTCTTGCACCCGCTGAGGTTGATGAAGATGGAAAAGAAATCAATCCTCATATTCCGCAGTATATGTCATCTGCACCTTGGTATCTCAATGCTGAGAGACCGAGTTTGAAACATCAAAGGAAATGGAAACAAGATCCGAATTACACCGATAAATGGTATGAAAGGGGTGCAAAGATATTTCAGGCCGACAAGTACAGGAAAGGCGCTTGCCAAAATTGTGGGGCTATGACACATGATGCCAAGTCATGCATGGAAAGGCCTCGGAAGAAGGGAGCAATACATACAAACATGTACATTGCGCCTGATGAAAAGATTGAAACATTTGAATTGGATTATGATGCAAAGAGAGACCGATGGAACGGATATGATACCTCAACATATGCTCGCGTCGTGGACAGATACGAGGCCAGAGATGATGCCAGAAGAAACCACCTAAAAGAGCAGCAACTGAAGAAATTAGAGGAGAAAAGCAATAACCAAAATGATGAGGCTGCGGCAGTGGCCGAGgtgagtgatgaggatgaagatgatctGAGAgtagatgaagttaaggttgatgAGAGCAAACAAATGGATTTTGCTAAGGTGGAGAAACGTGTGAGAACCACTGGTGGTGGAAGCACAGGAACCGTCAGGAACTTGCGTATTCGGGAGGATACAGCGAAATACCTTTTGAATCTAGACGTCAATTCCTCTCACTATGATCCCAAAACTCGTTCTATGCGTGAGGATCCTATTCCAGACACTGATCCTAATGAGAAGTCCTATGGAGGTGATAACCAGTATAGAACCAGTGGCCAAGCATCAGAGTTCAAGCAGCTCACTATGCATGCTTGGGAGGCTTCCGAGAAGGGGCAAGATATGCACATGCAGGCTGCTCCTTCCCAAGCTGAATTTCTGTATAAAAATTTTATGATTAGCAAGGATAAGTTGAAGACGAAAACAAAAGATACCATCATGGAGAAGTACGGTAATGCAGCAACTGATGAGGACGTTCCTAGAGAGCTTCTCGTTGGACAAAGTGAGAGTCAGGTCGAGTATGACCGTGCTGGTAGAATCATCAAGGGCCAGGAGATGGCCATTCCAAGGAGCAAGTATGAAGAAGACATCTACCCAAATAACCATACGACAGTTTGGGGCTCGTGGTGGAAAGATCACCAGTGGGGTTACAAGTGCTGCAAACAGATGATTAAGAACAGCTACTGCTTAGGAATTGCAGGAATTGAGGCGGCTGAAGAGGCAATTGATCATATGAAAGCCAATATTGCTCGCAAGGAGGCAACTGAAGAAGTACCTGTAGCAGcagaggagaagaagcttgctcctTGGGGAACTGATGTACCAGAAGATCAGGTTCTTGATCCAAAACGGCTGAACGAAGCCCTCAGGAAGGAGGATGAAAGGAAACGGGAAGAGCGGGATGAAAGAAAGCGGAAGTATAATGTTAAATGGAATGATGAGGTCACTGCTGAGGATATGGAGGCATATAGGATGAAGAGGACCCATCATGACGATCCAATGAAGGATTTTCTGAACTAG